The Mycobacterium sp. EPa45 genomic interval TTCAGCGAGATCCGTCCTTCCGCCCGCGCCAGCGGCGCGCCCGGGCAGGAATGCGCGCCGCGGATGAAGGCGATGTGCTCGCGCACATTCGGCCGGTCGGCGTGAAACTCGTGGGGATTCTCGAACTTCTCGGCGTCCCGGTTGCAGGCACCGGGCAGCAGCATCACCGTCGTTCCGGCCGGGACCTCCACGTCGCCGATCGTGGTGTTCGTGCGCGCCATCCGGAAGTGCGCCTTGACCGGACTCTCCATCCGCAAGGTCTCTTCGCAGAAGGCCGGGATCTTGCTGCGGTCCTGGCGCAACATCTCCTCGAATCCCGGGTTGTCGCCGATGAACCGGACCGCCGAGCTCACCAGCTTCGTCGTCGTCTCACTGCCGGCCGCGAAAAGGAACGTCGACAGGTTCACCACATCATCGAGATCGGGAGTCGACCCGTCGTCGTACTTCGCCAGCGCAAGCCCGGTGAGCACATCCTCGCGCGGTGCGCGCCTGCGGTCGTCGAGGTAGCGGTAAAACCGCTCGTTGAGCCACTCCAGCGGGTTGTGCGACGTCGGCGCGTCCTTACCGAGCTCGCCGACGGTCTCGTTGGCGAAGACGGACTTGAAGTCCTCGTGGTCCTCCGCCGGTACGCCGAGCAGGTCTGCGATGACCAACAGCGAGAACGGTTTCGCGTAGTCGGTGAGGAACTCGCACTCGCCCTTCGCCAGGAAAGTGTCGAGTTGCTGATCGGCCAGCCGCCACATGAAGTCTTCGTTTTCTTTGAGGCGTTTGGGCGTGATCAGCGTGTTCATCAGGCTGCGGGTGCGGGTGTGCAGCGGTGGATCCTGCGACGTGATGTGTTCGGCCATCGGCACATTGGCGCAGTGCTGCTCGATCAGCTCTGAGACGTCGTCGGACTCGCCCGGGGTTATCGGCATACCCGAGAACGGTCCGGCCACCGAGACGCACGACGAGAATGCCGGATTCTTGTACACGCTGAGCGCCGCGTCGTATCCGGTGACCGCCAGCACGTTGAAGGCCGTCGCCGGCGTCACCGGGCACTTCGACCGTAGGTGATCGAAGTAGGGGTACGGATTGGGGACGAGGGTTTCGTCGGTGAAGAAGTCCACCACATCGAAATCGGTCACAACAAAGAACTCCTCAACTCGCTGGGTAGGCAACCGATTTGATTTCGGTGTATTGGTCGAATCCGGCGATGCCGTTCTGGCGCCCCACTCCGCTCGCCTTATAGCCGCCGAACGGGGTGTCGGCGCCGTAACCGGCGGTGCCGTTCAGGCCGATGAACCCGGCGCGCAGCCGCCTGGCCACCGACAGCGCTCGGTCGAGTGAACCCGCCATGACATTTCCGGCAAGACCGTACGGGCTGTCATTGGCGATGCGCACCGCATCGTCCTCGTCGTCGAAGGGGATCACCGACAGGACCGGGCCGAAGATCTCCTCCTGCGCGATCGTCATCGAGTTGTCGACGTTCACGAACAGCGTTGGCTTGACGAAGAATCCCTTGTCCATACCCTCAGGCGCGTCGGCACCGCCGACGAGCAGGGTCGCGCCCTCCTCGACACCCTTCTGGATATAGCCGCGGATGCGGCTGCGCTGGCGGTCGGAGATGACCGGACCGCACAGCGTGCCGGGGTCTTGCGGGTCACCGGCTGAGACGCCTTCGTAGATGCCGCGCAGGATCTCCACGCCCTCCTCGTATCGGGAGCGCGGCAGCAGCAGCCGGGTGGGGTTGGCGCAGCCCTGGCCGGCGTGCATGCAGGGGGCGATTCCCATCATGCAGCCGAGCGCGAAGTCCGCGTCCTCCAGCACGATGGTCGCCGACTTGCCGCCCAGCTCAAGAAACAGCCGCTTCATGGTGGCGGCGCCCTTCTCCATGATTCGCTGCCCGACGACCGTGGAGCCGGTGAACGAGATCAAGTCGACCTTCGGCGACAACGTCAGCTCCTCGCCGACGAAGTGGTCCGAAGCCGTGACTACGTTGACCACACCGGGTGGGATGTCCGTGTTCTCGGCGATCAGCCGGCCCAGCCTGGTCGCGTTGTACGGCGTGTTGGGCGCCGGCTTCAGCACAACGGTGTTGCCCGTCCCTAGCGCCTGGCCGATCTTCTGGATGGAGACCTCGAACGGAAAATTCCACGGGACGATCGCGCCGACCACACCCACCGGCTCCCGCCAGACCTTGCGGGTGGTGTTGACGCCGGTGACCGAGACCACCGCGTCACCCAGCGAAGTCTCCCAGGGGTATTCGTCGATCAGCTTGGCCGGGTAGCGCAGCCCGTCGGCCAGCGGCGCGTCGAGCTGCGGTCCGTGGGTGATGGCGCGCGGGCAGCCCACCTCGAGGATCAGCTCCTCGCGCAGCTCCTCCTGCTCGGACTCCAGCGCCTCCTGCAACTGGAGCAGACACCGTTGGCGGAAGGCATGATTCGTCGACCAATCCGTCTCGTCGAAGGCGCGCCGCGCGGCGTCGATCGCGCGGTGCATATCGGCCTGCGACGCGTCGGCGACCTCACCGAGCACCTCCTCGGTGGCCGGGTTGATGTTGGTGAAAGTGCCCGCCTGACCCTCGACGAGCTTGCCGTCGATCATCATCTTGGTCTCGAACCGGACGCCTGCGCTGTCAGTCACTTCCGCTATCTCCTGTCATTCCTCGCCGAATCGATCGACCAGGTGGGAGTTCGAGCCGTCGGCGTCGAGTTGGCGCGCGACCAGATACCCGGCTCCCATCCACGCCCGCCTGGTCCAGTTGCCGAACGACACCCGCGTGCCGGGCGCCCCCGACGCCGCGGGCATCATCTTCACCCGTTCCAGCGCCTCCTTGACCCCACGCGGGCTCAGCGGGTGCGCATCGGACAGCGCATGCAGCAGCGTCCGTGCGACGTCGCAGTTGACGACCGGCACACACCATTCCGGCCTGCGGCCGGTCTTCTCCTTGAACGTGTCCAGGAAGCGTTGCCCCACCGGGTTGGCCTCGTCGTACTGGTCGACCCCGGTCCAGCCCATGAAGGCGTTCCACATCACCGGGTTGATCCACGCGTTCTGCCACGCGGTGCCGGCGAATCGTGGTGGATTCCAGTCGAGTTCGGCCAACGCAGGATTCAGCATGACGATCCCGAAGCCGAAGCCGCAGTGCACGATCGCCTCGGCTTTCGCATCGTAGAGGGTGCGGACCGCCTCGGTGACGTCTTGGGCGGTCTGGGCGATCGCCGCCTCGGCGACGATGCGAAGGCCCTTGCGGGAACAGGCTTTCCGGAAGTTCTTCACATAGGCTTCGCCGACCAGCGACTGCTCCATGAGAACACCCACCTGGGTGTGCCCACCTTTGGCAAGCAGGTCGGCCCAGAAGATCGGCTCGTCGTAGTGCGAGCCCATCGGGAATGCGAAGAACCATTCACTGAGGGCATCGTCGGAACCGGTCACGCTGAGGCACGGCACTTTGAACCGATCGACGATGTCCTCGCGAATCGCCACCGCGTTGTCACCTATGTGCGGGCCGAAGATGGCCAGGCATCCCTCGTCGACCAGTTCGGCGTAGGCGTCGATGACGTTCTTCACCGAACCCTTGGGCAGCCCTTCGACCTCCCGGTAGACGATCTTCACCGGACGGTCGATCTGCCCACTCTCGAGGGCCTCACCGAAAACGATGTCGAACGGGATCGTCAGGTCGTCGCGCCGATCCTGCGGATAGTCGTCGGACAGCTTGAAGTCCATCAGATATCCGATTTTGATCGGTTCTGCGGCACTTTCGTATGACATGAACCCCACTGACGACGGAACCCCGAAACCTAACGTTTGTTCAGACCCTACCTAGTCCCTCCCGAGCCGTCAACGATGACAAAGCACCTGCTTCTGCTACCGTTACCAAATATCCGGTCCGCATTGGAGGTGCCGTGAGCAGGCGCAGCGACATACTGCAGTCCGCGGCCGCGCTGATCGCCGCCTCGGGACTGCGGACCTCGCTGCAGGAGATCGCGGATGCGGCCGGCATCCTGCCCGGAAGCCTCTATCACCACTTCGAATCCAAAGAAGCGATACTCGTCGAACTCCTCCGGCACTACCACGACGATTTGAATGAGATCGCTCGGCAGGCCGAGAGCCGACTCGACGGTCCCGGCTCGATGTCAGCCTTCGACCGCCTGGTCGACCTTGGTTCGGCGATCGCCCAATGTGCGGTGACCCACCGCGCGGCGCTGCAGATGACGTTCTACGAGTTTCCGTCCGCCGATCCGGACCTGACCGAACTCGCCCGCCAACAGCCGAGCGCCATACTGCAAGCCGCTCTGCAGACGCTGCGGGCCGCGCGGTGGAGCGGCTACATCGGGCCGAACGTCGACATCTCGATTCTCGCCGACCGCTTCGTCCAGACCATGTTGCACGTCGGTCTCGACGTCATCCGAAACGACGCGGGACCCGATAAGGTCGCCGCCCTGCTGTGCACGATCCTGCTGGAGGGCCTGGCTACCCATCCCGTCAGCGATGCCGACCTCGACGCCTCCGCGGCGTTTCTCGCCGCCGATGAGGTCGTACGCTCCTGGCAAGAACCGGACGACCCGAACGACGATGCGGCCCGCATCAGGGCGGTCGCCCGGGCCGAGTTCGGGCGCAAGGGTTATGAATTCACGTCGATCAGGGACATCGCGGCCGCGGCTGGCGTGGGAACCGGAACGGTGTACCGGCTGATCGGCTCCAAAGACCAACTGCTGACCGACATCATGCGGGCGTTCGGCGAGAAGATGGAACCGGGGTGGACCGCTGTCCTGCGCTCGGATTCCTCACCGCTGGAGAAGCTCGACGCGGTGTCGTGGATCCATACCAACGTCCTGGACCGGTTCGGCGACGAGTTCCGCATCCAATTGGCGTGGATGCGGCAGTCGCCGCCCGACACCCCCAACCCCGGCTGGCTCTTCTCGACGCGCGTCGATCAGATGAAAACGCTTCTGGCCGATGGCATCAGGTCCGGTGAGATCGCGATCGACGGTCCGTCCAACGAGATGCTCGCCCGTGCCGTCATCGGCGTCGGCTGGATCCCGGAGAACATCCTGCGTGAGCTCGGGACGCGGGCGTCGCTCATCCACGTCCGCGACACGTCACTGCGCGGGGTCGCCGCCCGCCGCGATTGAGATCAGCCGACGATCATCGGGAGCTTGCCCCAGCCCCGAACGCTGGAGGTATGGGCCATTGCGGCGTTCTCCAGATCGACCTCCCACTCCGGCCAGCGCCGGAGCATTTCCTCTAGGGCGACTCGGGCCTGCATGCGCGCGAGCGACGAACCCAGGCAGAAGTGCAGGCCCTGGCCGAAGGACAGGTGAGCACCCGTGCGGTGAATGTCGAATTCCTCGCCCCGCGGATAGTGACGCTCGTCGCGGTTGGCTGAACCGTTGAGCAGCAACATGATCGAGCCCTCTGGAATGCGCCGGCCGTGACATTCGGCGTCACGCGCGACGTAGCGGGCCTGGACCGGTGACGGCGCCTGGTAGCGCAGCGTTTCCTCGATCGCCCCGGGGATCAGGGAGTGGTCGGCGACCAGTTCACGTCTCTGATCCGGGTGCTGTGCCAGCATCTGGGCGATGAAACCGATCAGGCGCGTGGTGGTTTCGTTGCCCGCCCCGGCGATCATGCTGGTGTAGGTCAGTACCTCGAGGCGGGTCAGCGCTCGGAGCTGTCCGTCCTCTTCGACCTCCGCGTTCAGCAGCTGCGTCATCAGGTCGTCGGACGGGTGCTCGGCACGCCATTCGATGTAGTCGGCGAACAACTGGTAGGCGTTCTCGAACGCGTCGGCCGACACCGATTGGAAATCGCCGTCCTTGAGGTCGATTTGGGCGTTGGTGCTGTCCCGGATGTGCTGTTGCCCCTCTTCGGGAATGCCCAGCAGGTAGCCGATGGTCCGCATCGGGATCAGCGCACCGAAATCGGTGATGACGTCGAATTGCGTCGCGCCGGTCAGGGCATCCAGGGCCCGGACGCAGAACTGCCGCACCAGGTCTTCGATGGCTTCCATCCGCCGGGGCGTGAACACCTTGGACAGCAGCCGCCGATGCAGGTCGTGCAATGGCGGGTCTTCGAAAAGGATGACGCCGGGCGGCACTTCGAGGCCGCTCATGATGACGTCGATCGTGGTACCCCGACCCGACCGGTAGGTCTCCCAGTTGTGGAGCTCCCGGCTGACGTCGTCGTATCGGCTCAACGCGTAGAAGTTGTACTTC includes:
- a CDS encoding cytochrome P450, whose protein sequence is MTDFDVVDFFTDETLVPNPYPYFDHLRSKCPVTPATAFNVLAVTGYDAALSVYKNPAFSSCVSVAGPFSGMPITPGESDDVSELIEQHCANVPMAEHITSQDPPLHTRTRSLMNTLITPKRLKENEDFMWRLADQQLDTFLAKGECEFLTDYAKPFSLLVIADLLGVPAEDHEDFKSVFANETVGELGKDAPTSHNPLEWLNERFYRYLDDRRRAPREDVLTGLALAKYDDGSTPDLDDVVNLSTFLFAAGSETTTKLVSSAVRFIGDNPGFEEMLRQDRSKIPAFCEETLRMESPVKAHFRMARTNTTIGDVEVPAGTTVMLLPGACNRDAEKFENPHEFHADRPNVREHIAFIRGAHSCPGAPLARAEGRISLNRILDRMKDITISESDHGPAENRHYTYEPTFIMRGLSELHITFTPVD
- a CDS encoding aldehyde dehydrogenase family protein, whose amino-acid sequence is MMIDGKLVEGQAGTFTNINPATEEVLGEVADASQADMHRAIDAARRAFDETDWSTNHAFRQRCLLQLQEALESEQEELREELILEVGCPRAITHGPQLDAPLADGLRYPAKLIDEYPWETSLGDAVVSVTGVNTTRKVWREPVGVVGAIVPWNFPFEVSIQKIGQALGTGNTVVLKPAPNTPYNATRLGRLIAENTDIPPGVVNVVTASDHFVGEELTLSPKVDLISFTGSTVVGQRIMEKGAATMKRLFLELGGKSATIVLEDADFALGCMMGIAPCMHAGQGCANPTRLLLPRSRYEEGVEILRGIYEGVSAGDPQDPGTLCGPVISDRQRSRIRGYIQKGVEEGATLLVGGADAPEGMDKGFFVKPTLFVNVDNSMTIAQEEIFGPVLSVIPFDDEDDAVRIANDSPYGLAGNVMAGSLDRALSVARRLRAGFIGLNGTAGYGADTPFGGYKASGVGRQNGIAGFDQYTEIKSVAYPAS
- a CDS encoding ABC transporter substrate-binding protein; the protein is MSYESAAEPIKIGYLMDFKLSDDYPQDRRDDLTIPFDIVFGEALESGQIDRPVKIVYREVEGLPKGSVKNVIDAYAELVDEGCLAIFGPHIGDNAVAIREDIVDRFKVPCLSVTGSDDALSEWFFAFPMGSHYDEPIFWADLLAKGGHTQVGVLMEQSLVGEAYVKNFRKACSRKGLRIVAEAAIAQTAQDVTEAVRTLYDAKAEAIVHCGFGFGIVMLNPALAELDWNPPRFAGTAWQNAWINPVMWNAFMGWTGVDQYDEANPVGQRFLDTFKEKTGRRPEWCVPVVNCDVARTLLHALSDAHPLSPRGVKEALERVKMMPAASGAPGTRVSFGNWTRRAWMGAGYLVARQLDADGSNSHLVDRFGEE
- a CDS encoding TetR/AcrR family transcriptional regulator, whose translation is MSRRSDILQSAAALIAASGLRTSLQEIADAAGILPGSLYHHFESKEAILVELLRHYHDDLNEIARQAESRLDGPGSMSAFDRLVDLGSAIAQCAVTHRAALQMTFYEFPSADPDLTELARQQPSAILQAALQTLRAARWSGYIGPNVDISILADRFVQTMLHVGLDVIRNDAGPDKVAALLCTILLEGLATHPVSDADLDASAAFLAADEVVRSWQEPDDPNDDAARIRAVARAEFGRKGYEFTSIRDIAAAAGVGTGTVYRLIGSKDQLLTDIMRAFGEKMEPGWTAVLRSDSSPLEKLDAVSWIHTNVLDRFGDEFRIQLAWMRQSPPDTPNPGWLFSTRVDQMKTLLADGIRSGEIAIDGPSNEMLARAVIGVGWIPENILRELGTRASLIHVRDTSLRGVAARRD
- a CDS encoding cytochrome P450; this translates as MTGASALDLYYDPFDFAIDDNPYPIWKRMRDEAPLYYNEKYNFYALSRYDDVSRELHNWETYRSGRGTTIDVIMSGLEVPPGVILFEDPPLHDLHRRLLSKVFTPRRMEAIEDLVRQFCVRALDALTGATQFDVITDFGALIPMRTIGYLLGIPEEGQQHIRDSTNAQIDLKDGDFQSVSADAFENAYQLFADYIEWRAEHPSDDLMTQLLNAEVEEDGQLRALTRLEVLTYTSMIAGAGNETTTRLIGFIAQMLAQHPDQRRELVADHSLIPGAIEETLRYQAPSPVQARYVARDAECHGRRIPEGSIMLLLNGSANRDERHYPRGEEFDIHRTGAHLSFGQGLHFCLGSSLARMQARVALEEMLRRWPEWEVDLENAAMAHTSSVRGWGKLPMIVG